AAGCGGAAGGACTAAGCGAAAGGGCTAAGCGGAAAGACTAAGCGGAAGGAATGATGGGAAATCGGCTGGAAAATCGGTATGCCCTGGTGCTGGGGGTGGGTGAGTATGGGCCGGGGCTGACTCCGCTGCCGGGAAGTGTGCGGGATGCGGAGGAGATGGCGCGGGTCTTGGCGGATGCCGATCGTGGATCGTTCCAGGTGGATCTGCGGTGTAATGTCGATCGCGGGGAGATGGAGGGGGCGATCGAGCGGTTTTTTGTTGGGCGGCAGGCGGAGGATGTGCTGTTGCTGTATTTCTCGGGGCATGGGGATTTGGGGAATAGCCTGAGTCAGCAGCAGTTGCATCTCTGTGGGCGGGGGACGACGAAGGAAGGTAAGCGGCTGATTGAGTCCAGTGCGATGTCGGCGGATTTTTTGCGGCGGCAGATGGGGATGTGCCGATCGCAGCAGATTGTGGTGATTTTGGATTGTTGCTATAGCGGGGCGATCGCGGATTTGTTGCGGAAGGGTGAGGGGGATGTGGATTTTGGGCCGTTGGCGGCTCCGGGGCGGGTGATTTTGGCGTCGTCGAATTCGGCGCAGGTGTCCTATCAGGCGGTGGATGGGTTGTCGTTGTATACCCATTATTTGCTGGAGGGGATGGCGGGGGCGGCGCAGCGGCTGGGGCAGCCGTGGATTTTGGCGCAGGATTTGCACCAGTATGCGGAGCGGCGGTTTGAGATTGAGCAGAAGGGGGCGACGCAGCCGAAGATTATTGTGGCGAAGGATGAGGGCTACAATGTGCCGATCGTGAAGGCTCCTAAGACCGATCCGAAGGTGGTGTATCGGCAGGCGGTGGATGGGCTGTTGCAGGAGCTCGATCGGGAGTTGGGCTGGCGGTTTGCAGGGGAGATTGATGATCCGCTCGATCGGGGGACGTTGGAAACGTTGCGGCTGCGGGAAGGGCTAACGGAGGAGGAGACACGCTCGATTGAGGCAGAGGCCAAAATTCCGTATCAAGCGGGTGAAAAGTGGCGAGAATATGCAAAGTATTTTAAGTTAGCAATCAAGAATGGGCTTGTCCCAAACGATCGAGCCCGACGGCGGTTGAATGAAATTCAGCAAAATTTGGGGTTGAGCAAGGAAGACGTGGCGGTTATTGAACAATCAATCACCGGTGCATGGAATTTGCCACCTGCGTCTATTCAGCGATCGCCTGAACCGGCTATCCGTGGGACATTTAGGTTTGAAACAGTTACGCTCACAGTGGAACCGGGAAGATTTTTGGGACTGGGAACCAAATTAGTTTCGACGAAGAAAGCAGGAAGCGCAGAATACTTCATTGAAGATCTGGGGAATGGTATAGCGCTGGAGATGGTAGCCATTCCTGCTGGATCGTTTCTAATGGGGGCAGCTGAAGGAGAAGAAGGTGCATCAGATCAGGAATTGCCGCAACATCAGGTGATAGTACCTGCATTTTGGATGGGAAAGTTTGTGGTGACGCAGGCCCAGTGGAAGGTGGTTGCCCAGTGGCCCAAGGTACAGCGAAATTTAAAGGCTGACCCATCTCAGTTTACGGGTAAGGATTTACCTGTTGAGCAAGTTTCTTGGTTCGAGGCAGTAGAGTTTTGCGATCGATTATCACGGAAAACAGGTAAGACCTATCGCTTACCTAGCGAAGCCGAATGGGAATATGCCTGCCGTGCGGGAACCACAACGCCGTTCTATTGTGGTGAGACGATTACGACGGATTTAGCCAATTACGATGGCGATTCAACCTACGGAAAAGGGCAGAAAGGCCAGTATCGAGGAAAGACAACG
This DNA window, taken from Alkalinema sp. FACHB-956, encodes the following:
- a CDS encoding SUMF1/EgtB/PvdO family nonheme iron enzyme, which gives rise to MMGNRLENRYALVLGVGEYGPGLTPLPGSVRDAEEMARVLADADRGSFQVDLRCNVDRGEMEGAIERFFVGRQAEDVLLLYFSGHGDLGNSLSQQQLHLCGRGTTKEGKRLIESSAMSADFLRRQMGMCRSQQIVVILDCCYSGAIADLLRKGEGDVDFGPLAAPGRVILASSNSAQVSYQAVDGLSLYTHYLLEGMAGAAQRLGQPWILAQDLHQYAERRFEIEQKGATQPKIIVAKDEGYNVPIVKAPKTDPKVVYRQAVDGLLQELDRELGWRFAGEIDDPLDRGTLETLRLREGLTEEETRSIEAEAKIPYQAGEKWREYAKYFKLAIKNGLVPNDRARRRLNEIQQNLGLSKEDVAVIEQSITGAWNLPPASIQRSPEPAIRGTFRFETVTLTVEPGRFLGLGTKLVSTKKAGSAEYFIEDLGNGIALEMVAIPAGSFLMGAAEGEEGASDQELPQHQVIVPAFWMGKFVVTQAQWKVVAQWPKVQRNLKADPSQFTGKDLPVEQVSWFEAVEFCDRLSRKTGKTYRLPSEAEWEYACRAGTTTPFYCGETITTDLANYDGDSTYGKGQKGQYRGKTTRVGSFPPNGFGLYDMHGNVCEWCLDHGHDKYEGAPIDGSAWLIPGANEDEKRILRGGPWFIDSRYCRSATRNNYIADACYDFVGFRVVCSAPRTLS